From the genome of Vitis riparia cultivar Riparia Gloire de Montpellier isolate 1030 chromosome 2, EGFV_Vit.rip_1.0, whole genome shotgun sequence, one region includes:
- the LOC117930540 gene encoding replication protein A 70 kDa DNA-binding subunit B-like has protein sequence MYYNRVSLSHVTSNPSLVKTRYIMVVKDSDANGEAWLSLFNEQAERIFGCSADELNKLKSQGEENLFQQKLKEAIWVPHLFRISVAQHEYMNEKRQRITARAVVPVDYAAESKLLLEEISRMKTSQ, from the exons ATGTACTATAACAGGGTTTCCCTTTCTCATGTAACCAGCAACCCATCTTTGGTGAAGACAAG GTACATAATGGTAGTGAAAGATTCAGATGCTAATGGTGAAGCATGGCTTTCTCTGTTCAATGAACAAGCAGAGAGAATATTTGGGTGCTCTGCTGATGAGCTTAATAAGCTGAAATCACAG GGAGAAGAGAACCTATTCCAACAGAAATTGAAGGAAGCTATTTGGGTCCCTCATCTTTTCCGGATTAGTGTTGCACAACATGAGTACATGAACGAGAAAAGGCAGAGGATAACAGCCAGGGCTGTTGTTCCAGTTGATTATGCAGCTGAATCCAAATTACTGTTAGAGGAGATATCAAGGATGAAGACTTCACAATAG
- the LOC117905071 gene encoding 60S ribosomal protein L15-1-like: MGAYKYVSELWRKKQSDVMRFLQRVRCWEYRQHPSIVRVTRPTRPDKARRLGYKAKQGYVIYRVRVRRGGRKRPVPKGIVYGKPTNQGVTQLKFQRSKRSVAEERAGRKLGGLKVLNSYWINEDSTYKYYEIILVDAAHNTIRNDPRINWICKPVHKHRELRGLTSAGKKYRGLRGKGHRHHKARPSRRATWKRNNTLSLRRYR, encoded by the exons aTGG GGGCTTACAAATACGTGTCCGAATTATGGAGGAAGAAGCAATCAGACGTGATGAGGTTCCTGCAGAGGGTTAGGTGTTGGGAGTACCGTCAACATCCGTCCATTGTTCGTGTTACACGGCCTACTCGTCCTGACAAGGCTCGCAGATTGGGCTACAAGGCTAAGCAG GGTTATGTGATTTATCGTGTTCGTGTTAGACGTGGTGGTCGGAAGAGGCCTGTGCCCAAGGGAATTGTTTATGGTAAGCCCACAAACCAAGGTGTTACCCAACTGAAATTCCAGCGCAGCAAGAGGTCAGTTGCAGAGGAACGTGCTGGGCGAAAGTTGGGAGGTCTTAAGGTTCTCAACTCGTACTGGATCAATGAG GATTCAACTTACAAGTACTATGAGATAATCCTTGTTGATGCTGCTCACAACACCATCCGAAATGACCCAAGAATCAATTGGATATGCAAACCTGTGCACAAGCACAGGGAGCTTCGTGGACTCACATCTGCGGGGAAGAAATACAGGGGTCTACGTGGAAAGGGGCACCGGCACCACAAGGCACGGCCTTCTCGCAGGGCAACCTGGAAGAGAAACAACACCCTCTCTCTCCGCCGCTACCGCTGA